From the Candidatus Hydrogenedentota bacterium genome, the window GTGGCGGCTGAATTGAAAGGGCTTTCTTGACACAAATTCATGTCATTGCCAATCCCGTCGCGGGCGGCGGCCGGGGACGGGTCGTTGCCCGGTCGCTCGCAACCGACCTTGAGCGAAGAGGTTTTGACGTCTCCCTTTTCGAAACGTCCCAGGCCGGCGATGCCCGTGTCGAGGCCGGGCGGTGCGACGCCGCGCTTATCACCGTTGTAGGCGGTGATGGCACCCTGAACGAAGTCCTTAACGGCCTCCCGGACCGGTGCGCGGCTTCAATCGCGATTTGCCCCGTGGGCACCGCCAATGTGGTTGCACGCGCGCTGGGGATGCGGCCGGATCCGGGCTTTGTGGCGGAGGCCATCGCGGCGGGCGGCATTCGCGCCATGGACATCGGGCTGCATGGCACGCGTCGATTCTTGCTCGGCGCGGGCGCGGGCCTGGATGCGGCGGTGACCAAAGCCGTGCAGGAAAGTCGTGGACGGAAATCCAGCCTGCTCAAGTGGGCTCTTCCGGCGATCCGCGTCGTCCTGTCGTATTCCTGGCCCCGAGTTCGGGTCACGGTCGACGGCGAGGTGATCGCTTCGGCTGCGAGCTACGTAATCGTGGGCAACTGCCGCTATTCCGCCGGAATCTTCCCCGCCACACCGAGGGCCGACACCGCCGACGGGCTTCTGGACGTCTGCGCCCTGAGCGATCTCGCCATTCCGAGGCTGCTCTGGCTCCTGGTCAATGTCTGGCGTCCGTCCTTTGTGGAAAAACCCTGGATCGCCTATCACCAGGGGCGCGAAATCCACCTGGAACCCGCCGAGGGCGAAGTCCCCGCCTACCTGCAGGTCGATGGCGACCCCGCCGGAGCCATTCCCGCGTCATTCAGCGTTGCCGATTGGCAAATCAACATGGTTGCGCCGGTGGAACATGGCCCCTGAACGCGGTGATCCCGAAATGCGTCCGTTACTCACGCCAGCCCTTCGCCTGGTCGAAATAGGTGAGCCCGCGATACTCGCTCAAGGCCACTTCCATCTGATAGCGCAGGCCGCCGTCCAGGACGTGCTCCGTGCGAATCGTGCGGGTGGTGATTTCCGACGGCGGATTGGGGTCATCCTCCGCCAGACCTTCGAATAAGACACGACCTTCCATCGTATTCGCAGGCCGCACCCCGAGGAGGTGGCAGATCGTCGGGGCCAGATCCACCGCATGAGACGGAATGCCGGAGAGGCGACGGACGGCGAAATCGGGACCCAGCGCGATCAGCGTATTGTGTACATCCCAAGGACTCGCGCTGCCGTGGCCCGCGACCTCGACGTTGGCTACCGTGCCGGCAAATCCGGTCGCGCCCATTTCATCGGACCACACGGGAGAGAAAACGATATCCGGAGCGCGCTCCGGGTGCATTTCGCGTACCACGTCGAGCGCCAGCGTTCCCTCGACGCTTCCCACCGTGGAGCCGGGGACCTTGGCGCGGGTGAAGATTGGTCCAACCCACGGCGTGGCTTGCAAGGTGGCGACCAGCGCCGGGAGGGAAGCTTTGGCGATATCTTTCAGATAGATGCAGCTTCCGGTGAGAATGATACTGTTTTCGGGAAGGCCCTGCGCCGCTTCGAAGGCGCGAATAACGTCGGCCGGATCGCTCTTCAGCGTGTGGGTGGAGAATCCGTGATCGGAGGTGATGAGGAGGTTGGTCGTCGCCATCCGTCCCGTCCGCTTCAGTTCCACCGCTATTTTTCCGATTTCATCATCGGCCAGGCGAAGTGCCTGGGTGGTCTCGGGGGTAGACATGCCGTATTCATGGCCCGTGTGGTCCGGGTCGCTGATCCAGAGGATGGACAGGTCCGCGTTCAGCTCGTTGAGCCCATAGTCGAGGAAGGTGCGCACGATACGCGCATTTCGTTCCCTGTTGGGCGAGGCGTCTGGCGGCGTTTCGCCCATGCGCGGCAACAGGCTGGCCGACAGTGATTCGGGAAGTATGAAGCCATTGTTGATCACCAGGCCGTTCGGAACTTTGTGGTTGAGCAGATAGGCCGAACCGGAGGAACCGGAACTGAAGACTCCCGTCTTTTTGCCTTGGCGCGCCAGCACTTCGCCCAGTGACTCCGCCGTGAGCAGGTTGCCCCCCGTGTGGGTGTTGATCTTCTCCAGGTCGCCCTTGCTTCCCGTCGAAAGGGTCTTGTCCGGCTCCACACCGGGAAAGTACACGCTGTTGTCCACAATCCCATGGCGGTCCGGGTAAGTGCCGGTTGCGATGGTGGAAGCGTTGACCCGGGTGACCGTGGGGAAGGCCGCGTGATGCTTCTCGAAAACCACGCCCTCCCGGCTCAGCGCGTGCAAATTGGGCATCAGCCGTGGATTCACGTAGTCCGGTCGGAGCCCATCCATGACAATCAGAATCACCTGCGTGCCTCGTGGTTCCCCATGGGCCGGGTTGGACACACAGGTGAGCAAAAGCGCCGCAAGGAGCGCGGGCAGAATTCTCGTGCCGATCATGACTCGTATCTCCGGTAACCCTTCGTGAAACAACTGAGGGGAAGAGTAAACCACGAACACACCCCGGTTTTCACGAAGGAAATGGGTCGGCGAGGGGGCTGGTAACGATTTGCCCGCAGGCATTCCCCCGTGTCCCGGAAGGCGCGCGCGACGTGCGAACCAGTCCCAATCTTTGCATGAACCCTGCCTTTCGCGCTATGATGAAGGGCGTGCGCAAGGCTGCCCTCGACCCGAATTCAGCGCCGCACCCCCATCACCTGCCCGACCCTGGGGAATCCTCCGGGGCCATAGTTTTTTGCCCCGTTCTACGGAAAGTGTGCGCAACATGTCAAACACCGATATAACGGAATCGACCCCCGCCCCCGCCTGGCTCCGCCGTTTTGCCTTTGTGCTCTGCATCTCCACGCTGGCCCTGATCTTCTTTGGCGGCCAGGTAAAGAGCCATGAAGCCGGCCTTTCCGTTCCCGATTGGCCCCTGACCTACGGCGAAAACCCCGTCACCTTCGGCATTTCCAAGTGGACCGGCGGCATCTTTCACGAGCATTTTCACCGTCTATTCGCCGGTGTCGTCGCTCTGGCCACGGTCGCGCTGGCGATCAGCCTCTATCTCAAAGAGAGCCGGGTCTGGCTCGTCGCGCTTGGTTTCGGGGCCGTGCTGGCCGTCCTGCTTCAGGCCCTGCTGGGTGGCATGACGGTGTGGTACCACCTCCCCGTGCTCGTCTCCAGCTCTCACGCGATTCTCGCCCAGACCTTTTTCCTCATTACCCTCATCATCTGGTATGGTCTGTCGCGCGAGCGTGCCCGGCGCCTGGATGTCATCGCTTCGGGTGGCAACGAAACCGCGACACTCCTCAAGTACGGCGCCCTGGTACTCATAGCCCTGGTCTATGGCCAGCTTTTCCTGGGGGCTTTAATGCGCCACACGGAATCCGGCCTCGCTGTCTATGATTTCCCGACCACGGCCGGCTCCATCATCCCCCGCGTGGACGATGCGGCTCTGGCGGATATTAACCACTGGCGCTTCGAAAACACCGACAGCCTGGGCGCGGAACTGCCCGACGTGACCAAAGGGCAGGTGCTCATTCATCTCGCCCATCGCGGCGGCGCCATCGTGGTCACGATCGCGATTGTCGTGCTGGCCGCCATGGCCCATAAACGGCGCGCGACCCACCCCGCTCTTTGGCGCAGCAGCCTCTGGCTCTGCGGCGCGGTTGCCCTCCAGATTACCCTTGGGGCCTTCACCATCTGGACCATCAAGCACCCCTATGTGACCAGCATACACGTAGTTACAGGCGCGGGCATCCTGGGGTTGAGCGCCATGCTGGCCCTGCGCGCCTGGCCCCTGACGTCCCAGCCGGTCAAAGCCGAGACCCAGTCGGCCAGTCCTCGTCTCAACACGGCACTGTCGTAAGGCGGGCCCCGGCACGATGGGGAAATCTCTGTTCAAATCCTACGTCGAGCTGACCAAGCCGGGGATCGTTCGCCTGGTGCTGGTTACCACCGTCATCGGGTTCGCGCTGGGGGGCGAAGGCGTCACCCGCTGGTGGCTCCTGCTCATGACCCTCATCGGGACCGCCCTCGGGTCGGCGGGCGCGTTTGTGCTCAACCACTATGTGGAGCGCGAAGTAGACGCGCTCATGCACCGCACCCGCAATCGTCCCCTGCCTGCGGGAACCATTGCGCCACCACCGGCCCTCGTCTTTGGCATCATGCTGATTCTGGCCGGAACGGGCATCCTTGCCTGGGGAGTAAACGGTCTCACCGCGAGTCTCGTATTTCTTACAGCAGTGATGTATGTGTTGGTATATACGCCACTGAAGCGGTATTCGTGGTGGAACACCCCCATCGGCGCCATACCCGGCGCCATGCCCCCTATGATCGGCTGGACCGCCGCCTCGGGCCACATCGACCCCGGTGCCTGGATTCTATTCCTGATCCTCTTCCTCTGGCAGCATCCCCATTTCTACGCCCTCGCCTGGATGTACAAGGACGACTACGCCCGGGGCGGATTCAAGATGCTGCCCGTGGTGGATCCCGACGGCAAGAGTACCTTTCGCCACAGTCTGGTGACGGTAATTCTACTGGTTCCGGTGAGCCTCTGGCCGACCTTTGTTCGGATGTCCGGTGTGATCTATTTCTGGGGTGCGTTGGTTCTCGGGCTTGGCTTTTTGTCGGTTTGTATCCGTTGGCGCATCTCCAAGACAATCAAGGACGCGAAAATCGTGTTTCTGTATTCGCTCCTTTACTGGGTGTTGTTGTTTGTTTTTATCGTTATCGATGCGTATTTCTACTGACCGCATCCCGTTGGGTATGCCCCCCTGGAGGTTCCCGTGAGTACCAAAGTCCTCATCATCATCGGCCTCGTAAGTTTCGTCCTGCTAAACGCCAGCCTCATGGGGCTCTACCTTCTCATGGGCGTCGCAACGCCCGCCGCCAGCGCCGACGAGCTACCGGTTATCTCGACGCTGCCGGACTTTTCCCTGACCAGCGACAAGGGTACTCCACTCGACAAGGCCAGCATGGCGGGCAAGGTCTGGATTGCGGACTTCATCTTCACCTCCTGCGCGGGCCCCTGCCCGGTCATGACCCGGAGCATGGCGGATGTGGCGAAGAAACTGGAACTCCATCCCGAAATCGAATTCGTATCCGTCAGCGTCGATCCCGAGACGGATACCCCCGAAGTGCTGGCGCGCTACGGCGAAAAGTTTGGCGCAGACCCGAAGCGGTGGCATTTCTTGACCGGCTCGACCGAAGCGATCCAGGAATTGGCGGTGAAGGGATTCAAGATTGGTTCCGTGGATGATCCGGTCATCCACAGCACGAAGTTCTGCCTGGTGGACAAGCAAGGCCAGATCCGGGGGTATTACACCGGCACGGACGAAGTCGAACTCGAACAACTTATTGCGGCCGCCACGCGCCTGCTGGAGGAATAATTCATGACTGTCGATCAACTCCCCGCCGTTAATGCCAGCCTGAACGGTCTGGCGACGGTGTTTCTCTTCGCAGGCTGGTGGGCCATCAAGGTCAAGCACAACGCGGCACTCCACCGCGCGCTCATGGGCGCGGCGCTGATCAGTTCCGCCGTGTTTCTTTCCTGCTACCTCTACTACCACTACAATGCCGGCGCCATGACAAAATTCGAGAAGGAAGGGGCCATCCGGCTGGTCTATTTCTCTATT encodes:
- a CDS encoding diacylglycerol kinase family lipid kinase — encoded protein: MTQIHVIANPVAGGGRGRVVARSLATDLERRGFDVSLFETSQAGDARVEAGRCDAALITVVGGDGTLNEVLNGLPDRCAASIAICPVGTANVVARALGMRPDPGFVAEAIAAGGIRAMDIGLHGTRRFLLGAGAGLDAAVTKAVQESRGRKSSLLKWALPAIRVVLSYSWPRVRVTVDGEVIASAASYVIVGNCRYSAGIFPATPRADTADGLLDVCALSDLAIPRLLWLLVNVWRPSFVEKPWIAYHQGREIHLEPAEGEVPAYLQVDGDPAGAIPASFSVADWQINMVAPVEHGP
- a CDS encoding alkaline phosphatase family protein, yielding MIGTRILPALLAALLLTCVSNPAHGEPRGTQVILIVMDGLRPDYVNPRLMPNLHALSREGVVFEKHHAAFPTVTRVNASTIATGTYPDRHGIVDNSVYFPGVEPDKTLSTGSKGDLEKINTHTGGNLLTAESLGEVLARQGKKTGVFSSGSSGSAYLLNHKVPNGLVINNGFILPESLSASLLPRMGETPPDASPNRERNARIVRTFLDYGLNELNADLSILWISDPDHTGHEYGMSTPETTQALRLADDEIGKIAVELKRTGRMATTNLLITSDHGFSTHTLKSDPADVIRAFEAAQGLPENSIILTGSCIYLKDIAKASLPALVATLQATPWVGPIFTRAKVPGSTVGSVEGTLALDVVREMHPERAPDIVFSPVWSDEMGATGFAGTVANVEVAGHGSASPWDVHNTLIALGPDFAVRRLSGIPSHAVDLAPTICHLLGVRPANTMEGRVLFEGLAEDDPNPPSEITTRTIRTEHVLDGGLRYQMEVALSEYRGLTYFDQAKGWRE
- a CDS encoding COX15/CtaA family protein; the encoded protein is MSNTDITESTPAPAWLRRFAFVLCISTLALIFFGGQVKSHEAGLSVPDWPLTYGENPVTFGISKWTGGIFHEHFHRLFAGVVALATVALAISLYLKESRVWLVALGFGAVLAVLLQALLGGMTVWYHLPVLVSSSHAILAQTFFLITLIIWYGLSRERARRLDVIASGGNETATLLKYGALVLIALVYGQLFLGALMRHTESGLAVYDFPTTAGSIIPRVDDAALADINHWRFENTDSLGAELPDVTKGQVLIHLAHRGGAIVVTIAIVVLAAMAHKRRATHPALWRSSLWLCGAVALQITLGAFTIWTIKHPYVTSIHVVTGAGILGLSAMLALRAWPLTSQPVKAETQSASPRLNTALS
- the cyoE gene encoding protoheme IX farnesyltransferase, which translates into the protein MGKSLFKSYVELTKPGIVRLVLVTTVIGFALGGEGVTRWWLLLMTLIGTALGSAGAFVLNHYVEREVDALMHRTRNRPLPAGTIAPPPALVFGIMLILAGTGILAWGVNGLTASLVFLTAVMYVLVYTPLKRYSWWNTPIGAIPGAMPPMIGWTAASGHIDPGAWILFLILFLWQHPHFYALAWMYKDDYARGGFKMLPVVDPDGKSTFRHSLVTVILLVPVSLWPTFVRMSGVIYFWGALVLGLGFLSVCIRWRISKTIKDAKIVFLYSLLYWVLLFVFIVIDAYFY
- a CDS encoding SCO family protein; amino-acid sequence: MSTKVLIIIGLVSFVLLNASLMGLYLLMGVATPAASADELPVISTLPDFSLTSDKGTPLDKASMAGKVWIADFIFTSCAGPCPVMTRSMADVAKKLELHPEIEFVSVSVDPETDTPEVLARYGEKFGADPKRWHFLTGSTEAIQELAVKGFKIGSVDDPVIHSTKFCLVDKQGQIRGYYTGTDEVELEQLIAAATRLLEE
- a CDS encoding DUF420 domain-containing protein, with amino-acid sequence MTVDQLPAVNASLNGLATVFLFAGWWAIKVKHNAALHRALMGAALISSAVFLSCYLYYHYNAGAMTKFEKEGAIRLVYFSILITHIPLAVAMVPFILAAVWFALKGQFDKHKKLVKWVWPVWMYVSVTGVLIYVMLYQM